The following DNA comes from Camelina sativa cultivar DH55 chromosome 14, Cs, whole genome shotgun sequence.
TGAAAGTCGAAGCAGTGATTATATATCTCGCAATCATATTAGCTGGTTGCACTGTTGTCTCCATCGCAGACAGCTTTGCAGCTAAAGAAATTGCAACAAGGTTGAAAATTTCCAAGGCAAAAGGCATATTCACTCAGGTTTGTGACAAAGCCTGACTCACATTTTCTCAGCTTGTATTTATCATGTACCATGTCAGATAAATCTAATTTCGTTTTCAGGATTATATACTCAGAGGAGGTCGAAGATTTCCTTTATACAGGTGACAAATTTGATATTTCTGTGGCTGATTTTGCAACTCgatcaacaaacaacataattgtatctttattttttgttgtttatcaTGTAGCCGGGTGGTTGAAGCTGCACCATCTAAGATCATTGTCCTGCCCTCTTCAGGGACTGAATTGTGCGTTCAGTTAAGGGAACAGGACATACCATGGATGGATTTTCTTTCCGATGCCAAAACCCATCTCAGGTAAATTGTTTACATATCTACATTTGCAATCAATTGGAGAGTGTAGATGAGACATGGCTCCAATTTGGCTTGCAGTGGAGATAACTACTATCGTCCGATTTATCTACCTGTAGACTCTGTGATTAACATTCTCTTCTCATCTGGAACAACAGGTAAGGGAAAGATGGTCAAATTGTAGACTTGTAGATATGTTTAGATACATCTATTGATccgttattttttcttaatcagGTGAACCGAAAGCTATACCGTGGACACAGCTCTCGCCAATTCGTAGTGCTTGTGATGGATGGGCTCATGCTGATGTCAAAGTTGGTAATATATATTGTTGGCCTACAAATCTTGGATGGGTTATGGGACCAACTCTTATATTCTCCTGCTTTTTAACCGGTGCAACTCTCGCTCTCTACAACGGGTCTCCCCTTGGCCGCGGTTTTGGAAAGTTTGTTCAGGCAAGACACCTCCAAtgttgtttcctttttaatCTTCAAAACATTCATAAGTCCTCACTTATTTTGTGCTTGATATGTCCTTTAGGATTCTGGAGTTACAGTTCTTGGCACTGTTCCGAGCTTGGTCAAAACTTGGAAGAGGATCAACTGTATGGAAGGGCTTAATTGGACAAAGATAAAGTAACGAGCAGCAAACCTCggttaattatgttttgtatgttttgtggTGTTCTGAGAAGACTTGACTCAGGAGCTATTGTGCTTTGTTAGATATTTCGCCACCACAGGAGAGGCTTCCAATGTTGATGATGTTCTCTGGCTCTCTTCTAAATCTTATTACAAACCTGTGATTGAATGCTGTGGAGGCACGGAACTGGCTTCTTCATATCTCATAGGAAGCCCGCTTCAGCCGCAAGCTTTTGGAGCGTTTAGTACACCATCCATGACAACTAGAATTATCATCTTCGACGAAAATGGGGTCCCATATGTaagaaactgaaacttttaGACATTTGGCGGTCTGTTACAATATTTCTCTAAGGCTGTACAGAGGTTGATTAAGGCTGTTTTTGCAGCCGGATGATCAACCGTGTACTGGAGAAGTTGGTTTGTTCCCGCAGCACCTCGGGGCCTCGGATAGACTTCTGAACGCAGACCACAACGAGGTTTATTTCAAGGGAATGCCAATGTATAAAGAAACAGTGAGTAGTTTTAAGGCTTCTATATATACAGTTAAACCAAATTGCAACCTGACATCACTTAACTTATTGCTGTGTTCTGTTCCGTTCTGCAGCGGCTTAGAAGACACGGTGACATCGTCAAGCGAACGGTAGGAGGATATTACAATGTTCAAGGCAGAGCTGATGATACCATGAACCTTGGAGGCATTAAGGTACTACATTGTTTGTATATACATAGATTCGTTTGTGTTGGAACTTTTCTCAAGTTTTCATCTCTTGTATCCGCAGACAAGTTCTATTGAGATCGAACGAGTGTGTGATCAAGCTGATGAGTGCATCTCTGAGACGGCTGCAGTCAGCTTAACTCCGCCAAACGGTGGTCCAGAGTTGCTGGTCATATTTGCCGTCTTGAAAGAAGGGTTCAAGAAACAGAGTGAAGAAGAGCTAAAGATGAAATTTTCAAGAGCCATTCAGAAAGATCTTAATCCTCTCTTCAAGGTAATTAATATCTTTGATTGTGTTTTCGCAaattcaaagatacaaaaaaagacCTTTTTCTCGGCTTAAAAATGGATTTGCAAAAAACAATACAGGTGAGTTTCGTGAAGATTGTGGCCGAGTTTCCAAGAACAGCTTCTAACAAGTTGCTGAGAAGAGTCTTGAGAGATCAGATGAAGCAAGAACTACTATCATCACTACGGAGTCGAATATAAAGCCCCCCTTGATCTTAAGTTAAATTAGAATGAAATcaattagtaaataaaaatctgTTGAGAAGTAGTTGATCTACAATCTACATGACCGAGTTATAAAGTAAAGACTTGATTAAATCAAATCAACCTGTCAATTCAGTTGAATTCTCTAACCATATTCACGTTTATGATTCAACAGTACTttgttatgtttgtgtttggtgTTTATGCTTATGTGcatgtttatataatttcacTTTCATGCAAATTTGTAATAATGTTTCGGACTATATACATATGACATACGTATCTCCTTTAAAATCACTTGAGGTCTAGCTATTTGTGGCATTGTACAAAAAAAACCTAGGAAACAGGACAATATTGCACACAGAGAAAATAACGAATTGGGCCTGACTAAAACAATAATGGgccaagaacaaaaaataagaaataggaagaacaaaaaaaaaaaaaaaaccctaaaggGCGCGTTTTGGATCTGGATTTATGAAACAATGGACGAGAGATTTCTTGTTGAGATGATTTTGACATGTAATCGAAGATTTTTGATCAAGCagagataaattaaaaaaaaaaccctctgCACATCAACAACAGAAGAGAAGATCGGAACCTACAAATTGACGAACGCTTCAAGACCATGTTTTTGGTGGTTTAATTTTGCAGAGAAAAAGGATTGAACTTGTTTGCTCCAAGTGATGTGGACTAATGTTTTCAGAATTGtaagtcttctttttttttttttctttcttttctattgtGTGGTTTCGAGAATTGACTTATTCGTAATACTTTGAGTGAATTTTTTCTACAGGGTGGTCTACATAATGTTTCCTGGTTTCAGTTTCTTCCTAGTGAAACTGAGCTGAATCCTGGCTCTGATAGAAGGTTAAAGCttttagctttttttcttttctttttctcactgGGTAGTTTTTAGTTGTTACTTTAATGTGATAAGTGTACTAATTATTATTCTGGAGATTTTTTTCAGTTCGAGAGCGGAGCAAAACGATGTTGCAACGTATCTTGTGCTTTCTTCTCATCTTCGGTTGCAGAAGGAAGGGTTTCTTACCACTTGGACCAATTCTTTTGTTGGACCTTGGGATCCATCTCAAGGTTTATACAACCCTGGTAAAAAAGCTATTCAAATCACAATCTGGTACTTCAATGTTTTGTGACTTTATAGTTGTATCTGACCATCATTCCTCGCCTCTGCTCAGATGAAAAGATTAAACTTTGGCTTTTTCTACCTGGGCGTCATTCATCAATAACTGATAAAGCTCAGGCTGCTGTCTCAAAGCTTAGAGGTTTATTTTTCCTTATGATTTATTACATCGTTTTTCTCCTCAATATATTCGAACAGATCGTCTCTCTATTCATGATTATGACAGTTTAGTGCACATGCCTGTGGTCTTTTGGTATACATGtccttacttttctttttctcctgtTGATAGTTGTTGCGTCAGGAATTTGGGTAGCACCTGGGGACTCTGAAGAGATATCAGTTGCCTTCTCACAATCTTTGCGTAATTGCattgaaaggtttttttttttttcaatgatccCCTGGCGTAATAGATTAAAGACTTAATggattgaaatatcatattaatatgTTTGATATTGCGACAGAGCATTAACCGGACTTTCCTACATGAGATTTGGAGATGTGTTTTCAAAATTCAGCCCTCAAAGCGAAGAATATTTGAGGTATCTGCAACCTCTTTCCATCTAAGCGAGACCATACATTATAATCGCTGAGTTTGTTTATTGACcttttacatttgtttcctgAGTGTAATTCTTAAAATCGAAAGAAGTCTATAATTAGATCTGTGGCTCATCTCCTGGCTAATGCTCCTTGAATATATATGCAGGAGGGGACAGCCTACTGTTGAATTTATCTTTGCTGCCACCGAAGAGGCAGTTTTTGTCCATGTCATTATATCTGCCAAGTCCGTAAAGCTTTTTGTTATATACGTTCCAAGTTATGGCTTAGTGCTTCTCATAGTTATTGTGAAACTAACTATGATTTTTATGCTTGAAGGAATGTCCGGACACTTTCAAGTGGCGATGCTGAAAGACTGTTAAAGAGTTCCTTGAAAAACTCAAGTCATAAGCTTCCAGGTTAGTCATTTTTCTATCATCACTTGGAATGCTAAATTATCCTACTACCTAGGATAAATCAAATGAAGTTGGGAACTAGTTCTAGATGTTAGTTGGCCTTTTCCTGCTTTGTACTGTTCTACTAGTGTATAAATGAGAGCATGGGACTTTTGAACTCAAGTTTCAGTGCATCCACTTCAAAAAGAAGCTAGTGCAGTCTTGTGCTACCTGACTTCTCTTAGCAAAGatttaaaatctcatttttttttgcatggcACAAGAGCGTACCTGTAATATTTTAAGAATTGTATTACATATAATTCTTCGAAGCCAAAATTTTTGAGTTTAGATTCGAAATGATTTGTGCCTTCTTACACATGCTTCAAGAAAGATAAGAACTTTTTATTTGATAGAAACACTTCTCACATGCTTATGTTATTCCCACCAGTGATTGTTTCTCCTCATGGAATGCGGGGCAGCCTCACTGGATTCTGTCCTAACGACCTTGTCAAGCAAGTCTACTTCAGGTGCAACTCATACCTTTGCCTTTCAGTGTCCAAGTCGACATTTTTGTGAAGTGCATAACTCTTTTTCTGATgatataagatatttttctcACACAGTTCTGGAAACCTAAGGACTTCGAGTGGATATATTGGTCTCCCTTCTCATGTTGGTCGTGGGTCCCGTCTGATAAATGGCAATCATTCATACGTGGAAGTTACACTTGGTTGCTGCCAAAATAGAGATGACAACACAAGTCAAATGAATTCGACCTTTGCAGTTAACTTGCCCCATAATCAGTGTCCTGAACCTTCTGTTGGGAGTAAAGATCACCGGAAAGGACAACCAGATCCTTTATCAGTGTGTGAAAAAAAGTTCATATATCCAGCTGAGGCAGTGCTTGTGCCGATCTTACAGTCGTCATTTGCTAAGTTTTCTTTGAAAAGGTAAACCGACTAGGTGAGGAGGTTATTTAGAATTTGTTGACTACTTAACGGTAAGATCCAGATTGGGTTTTTGTTGAATTCCATAAATGAATTCAGAAAATAGACTCTGTAGGGTCATAGTGAAACGGTTTTTTAGGAATTGTTTTAGACCCATGTTAAGTAGACATAATACTTCTGATATTTCCTCAGCTTGGAGCTGATGCAAGGTGAAATCATACTTGCAGATTTTGGCTTCAAAATTGGATAGGCCCGTCACTGGCAGGCTCGTCGTTATATATGCACTGGtgagtctttttcttttatctcgTCTACATTTTGAACATTTTGAACATCGAAGGAAACTCGTTAACCAGAGGTCTATGGTTTGTAATCCTCATGATTTGAAGCTCCATAGGAGTGAATCTGTGGCATTTTGGAGTTTTGTTCCAATATTATGCTTAACgattttattttccattataAAAGTCTGTTCATGATCCCTAAACATTTGAACTTTACTTCATGCAGGGCTGGTGATTTTGACTTCCTTGGAGCGTCTGGAAATAAGAGTGATGGGTTTTATGAGAAAAGTGGTTACAATAGCAGTGGTAGTAGCCGTAATAGCAGCATTAGTTCAACAAGTAGCGCTTCTAGCGGAAGTGGCTGGAGGATGACTTCAAGAACTGGTGATCTTGACGCTGATGCAGATTCTTTGACGTGTAGGCAATCTGGTCTAACTTATAATGATGATCGCTCAAAAATGGTATGACTTATATCTATGGAAAGGGTGGAGATTGCATTGTACTGATGGAAATTGAATTGTCTGTTGTAGCATGAACGTGCTTGTTACAATAAAGCAACATCATATATTGTTTTCCTTATATATTCTTTGATGATCGCTCATATATTCTTTGCAGGGTTCAAAGCGGCCGCGAACAGGGATGGCAGAGTCTTCCGGTCAAGTAGGTACTGTCACTAATGCACCCATTCAAGAAGCAGATAAGTCAGGAGTTGATTACACTAAAACTAATAAGCTGCTGTTCCAGGCATCGAAAGTGATCAAATTGGTTGGGATTGGGATGatgtcgatgatgatgatgacagaGAAGGTGGCATGGATATCAGGGCACTTCTTTCAGAGTTTGGAGACTTTGGTGACTTCTTTGAGAATGATGCATTGCCTTTCGGGGAGGTATTCCGGTTTTCTGTTGTTATCTATCATAATAATCAAGAAACTATTATTTTCCTTCCATATGCTGGTGAACGAAATGCAGACCTTGCATAAGCTCCGATATCTAGACTGTATCCCAGAGATGTTTGGGAGGAAGTGTTGTTTGCTTCCCTTTCCCCATTCCTGTCACAGCTCTTTTTGTCTTCGCTCATATTGCCTTTGGTGTTTAAACCTTATCTATCTAATTAACCACcttatttcttatgtttttgtaGCCACCGGGAACTGCAGAGTCGCATGCGCTCATGATTCCTCCAGA
Coding sequences within:
- the LOC104742972 gene encoding probable acyl-activating enzyme 18, peroxisomal, with product MWKSIGELSCDDYVKAGLTLEDAKEFEKLVSDVISKATETDPRDQWKALVDESVLKPCHPHSLHQLLYYSVYSNWDSSVHGPPLYWFPSPSQSKSTNLGKLMETHGSRLLGASYKNPLESFELLRRFSVEHPQVYWSLVLDELSLVYHTPPRCILDKSKPEGTWLPDAVLNIAECCLMPSSHPKKDDSSVAVVWRDEGFDDSPVNRMTIIELREQVMLVANAVSGSFAKGDTIAIDMPMKVEAVIIYLAIILAGCTVVSIADSFAAKEIATRLKISKAKGIFTQDYILRGGRRFPLYSRVVEAAPSKIIVLPSSGTELCVQLREQDIPWMDFLSDAKTHLSGDNYYRPIYLPVDSVINILFSSGTTGEPKAIPWTQLSPIRSACDGWAHADVKVGNIYCWPTNLGWVMGPTLIFSCFLTGATLALYNGSPLGRGFGKFVQDSGVTVLGTVPSLVKTWKRINCMEGLNWTKIKYFATTGEASNVDDVLWLSSKSYYKPVIECCGGTELASSYLIGSPLQPQAFGAFSTPSMTTRIIIFDENGVPYPDDQPCTGEVGLFPQHLGASDRLLNADHNEVYFKGMPMYKETRLRRHGDIVKRTVGGYYNVQGRADDTMNLGGIKTSSIEIERVCDQADECISETAAVSLTPPNGGPELLVIFAVLKEGFKKQSEEELKMKFSRAIQKDLNPLFKVSFVKIVAEFPRTASNKLLRRVLRDQMKQELLSSLRSRI